In the genome of uncultured Paludibaculum sp., the window ACGTTCCAGACCGTTCGCGCGTGGAGGCGAATCTAATGGCCGCGGATAAAACTGGCATCAAACTCGTCTCCGAGAACCGCAGGGCTTACCACGACTTCTTCATTCTGGAGAAGCTGGAGGCCGGTCTGGTTCTGACGGGGACCGAGATCAAGTCGGCGCGCGAGGGCAAAGTCCAGCTTCGCGACAGCTATGCCGACATCGTAAATGGCGAGGCGTGGATCCTGAACGCTCATTTCAGTCCGTACTCCCACGGCAACATCTGGAATCACGACCCCACCAAGAAGCGTAAGTTATTGCTGCACAAGCAGGAAATCGTTAAACTGTTCGCCAAGATACGGGAAAAGGGGCTCGCTGTCATCCCGTTGAAGCTGTATCTGAAGAACGGTCTGTTGAAGTGCGAGATCGGCGTCTGCAAGGGCAAGAAACTGCATGACAAACGCGAAGCACAGCAGACCCGCGATCAGGAGATGGAAGCCAAACAGGCGATGAACGTGAAGAATTCGAGGAGCTACTAGTCGAGACATGGAACTCATACTCAGCCGCACCCCTGCCGCCACCATCGAGGCCGACGCGCTTCTGGTGATCAGCTTTACAGACGAACGGGCAGGCAACGACCTGGCGGAGGGACTTGTCTCGGAACTCTATGAGCGCGGCGAGTTTACCGGCAAGGCGTTGGAGATCACCATCATTCACCGCCCAGGTCCGGCGCGAGCCGCGCGGCTGGTGCTGCTGGGCGGAGGAGAGAAGGCGAAGTTCGGCCCCAACGACATGCGCAAGCTGGGCGGGCTCGCGGTACGGACTCTGAAGCCCAAGGGAATCAAGAGTATAGCCATCGCCCTCAACGGCGACACACTCAGTCCGGCGATGCTGGAGGCTCTGGTGGAAGGGGCCATCCTCGGCGATTTTGAGCCCGATCAGCACAAAACCGAAAAGAAGAACGGCGACAAGAAGATCGAGCAGTTCCGCATCTCCGTGCCGGATGAGACCAACGAACTGGTGGCCGCGCTGCGCACCGGCCGCACCATCGGCGAAGCTCAGAACTTCGCCAGGACGCTCGTCAATCAGCCGGGCAACCTGCTGACGCCTACCAAGTTAGCGGCCGAAGCCAAAGCAATGGCTGAGGAATTCGGGTTGGGGTGCGAAATTCTTGACGAAGCGCGCATGCGTCAACTGGGCATGGGCGCCTTGCTGGGCGTGTCCATGGGATCGGCCGAGCCGCCGGCGTTCGTCATTCTTCGCTATGTCCCCAATGAGGCCCCGAAAAGCGACGATCATCTGGCCATCATCGGCAAGGGCGTAACCTTCGATACAGGCGGCATCTCCATCAAGCCCTCTGAAGGCATGGAGAAGATGAAGTACGACATGGGCGGCGCGGCGGCGGTGATCGGCGCCATGCGGGCCCTGGCCCAACTGAAACCGGCGATCCCAATCACGGCCATCGCCCCGTGCGTCGAGAACATGCCGGGCCACAAGGCCCAGCGTCCAGGCGATATCGTCACCACCTACCAGGGGAAGACGGTGGAGGTGCTCAACACCGATGCGGAAGGCCGCCTGATTCTGGCCGACGCTCTCACCTACGCCGCACGGCACGGCTGCACGCACCTGGTAAACGCGGCCACCTTGACTGGAGCCATTGCGGTGGCGCTGGGTCATCTCTACTCCGGCGTCTTCTCTAACAATGAGGAGTTGCAGTCGAAGGTGTTGGCCGCCAGCAAGCTGGAAGGCGAACGCATGTGGCCATTCCCCATGGACGAAGACTACAAGGAGTACCTGAAGTCCGCCTTTGCCGACGTGGGCAACATCGGCGGACGGTGGGGCGGATCCATTACGGCCGCCAAGTTCCTTGAGGAGTTCGTCGAGAGCAAGCCGTGGGTTCACCTCGACATCGCCGGCGTCGCCTGGCTGGATGACGGCAAGCCGTTCCTGGCCAAGGGTCCCACTGGTACGCCCGTGCGCACCTTCGTCCGTCTCGCACTAAACTGGTAGTCACAAAGGACTTGAGGGCATGCCCCCAATCCACCGGCGCACATTTGTGGCGCTCATGACGCAAGGGATCGTGGCGGCCGCTCCCGGCCTTGTTTGGACGGACGCCGAGAAAGCCGACTTCCTGCGTCAGGCGTCCGTCATCTCAGTGAAGATTCTGAAGGAAGGCGTGACCAGCTCGCACCGGGCCACGCTGCGGCGCGACGGACGAACCCACGACGCACATATCCAGACTGTGAACGAGTCGGGCCTGCTGGGCAGCACCCTGAACCTCGAGCGCGGCTTTTCCGACAGTTATCGCAACAACCTGGCCGCCTACGAGCTGAGCAGGGTGCTGGACCTGGACCGCATTCCCGTCACCGTCGCGCGTGCCTACCGGAACGAACCCGCTTCCTATACCTGGTGGGTCGACGGCGACCTGATGACGGAGCGGGAGAGGCAGGCCAAGCGGGTCAGGCCGCCCAGCGGAACCCTCTGGAACGACCAGGTCTACTTGATGAAGGTCTTCGACCAGCTCATCTACAACGTCGATCGCAACAGCGGCAACATCGTCATCGACCGGAACTGGAAGCTGTGGATGATCGACCACACGCGGTCGTTCCGCCGCTGGAACGAGCTTATGAATGCGGCCGAGCTCGTGCGGTGCGACCGGGCGCTGCTCGACCGTCTGCGCCGAATGGACGCGGCGGAAGTGCGCGGACGCTTGTCCTCATGGCTGGAACCGGAGCAACTGGATGCGCTGATGGGGCGACGCGACCTGATTGTCCGCCATTTCGAGGAGCTCGCCGTCCAAAGGGGCGAAGCCAGCGTCTATTACGAGTACGTGGAAAAGAAACAATGAGACGCCGTGAGTTCCTGAAGTTGGCCGCCGTGGTCCAGATTCCGCGCGCTGGACGAGTGGTAGCCGTGGGTGACGTGCACGGTGATCTGGACCGTTTTATCGACGTTCTGTCCATGGCGGGGCTGGTGGACGACCAGCAGAACTGGTCGGGCGGCGTCGGAGTGCTGGTGCAGTTGGGCGACGTGGTGGACGTGGGCAGCAAGTCTCGCGAAGTCATCGACTTTCTGACCAAGTTGCAGAAGCAGGCGGCGCGCGCGGGCGGCGCAGTCCACTGTCTGGTGGGCAATCATGAGGCGATGCGGATGTATGGCGATTTCCACGATGTCGCAGCCGCGGAGTTTCAGAGCTTCGTCAACTCGAAGAGCGAACGGGAACGGGACAAGCTGTTCGAGAAGGATGTGGCGCGGATCTCCGGGAACGGCGATCTGCGGCAGAGACCTGATCTGTCGCTCGGCTTCCGGCCGAAGTGGGAAAAGGAGCACCCCCTCGGCCAGTCCGAACTCGCGAAGGCGTTCTCGCCGAAGAATCAGTATGGCAAATGGATTCTGGCGCAGCGCGCGGCATTGCAACTGGACGGGACGCTGTTCATCCACGCCGGGCTCTCGCCCAAGTACACGGAGTGGTCGGAGTCGCGGCTGAATACGCGCGTGAGCGAGGAACTGCGGTTGGGACAGCGGCTTTCCGACGATTCCGTCTGCAAAGATCCGGTTGGGCCGTTGTGCTGGACCGGGTTCGCCACCGAACCCGAGCAGGCGCTCGCCCAGCATGTTGACGAGGTTCTGGCCAAGCATCAGGTTCAGAGGATCGTGGTGGGCCATACGCCAACTTCCAACGGCGTGGTCAGCCGCTTGGGCGGCAAGGTGATTCTGGCCGATGTCGGGTTGTCGGCCGCATTCACGTCGCGACGTGCCTGCCTGGTCATGGAAAACGGGATACCGCATGCGCTCGACCGCGGGCGCAAGCTTCAGTTGGCGTAAGAGCCTGAGAAGATCTCGTCGAAGATTGAGGGTTTGTTGACGGTCCATCCGAAGTAGCGGGCCGCCTTCGTGCTGCCGGCGCGGCAATCCATAGCGAGGCAGTCGGCCACGGGACCCAACTGCTGCCGCGCGGTCTCCAGCGGGACGGACTCGACTTTTCCCTCGACACCGCACG includes:
- the smpB gene encoding SsrA-binding protein SmpB translates to MAADKTGIKLVSENRRAYHDFFILEKLEAGLVLTGTEIKSAREGKVQLRDSYADIVNGEAWILNAHFSPYSHGNIWNHDPTKKRKLLLHKQEIVKLFAKIREKGLAVIPLKLYLKNGLLKCEIGVCKGKKLHDKREAQQTRDQEMEAKQAMNVKNSRSY
- a CDS encoding leucyl aminopeptidase, whose protein sequence is MELILSRTPAATIEADALLVISFTDERAGNDLAEGLVSELYERGEFTGKALEITIIHRPGPARAARLVLLGGGEKAKFGPNDMRKLGGLAVRTLKPKGIKSIAIALNGDTLSPAMLEALVEGAILGDFEPDQHKTEKKNGDKKIEQFRISVPDETNELVAALRTGRTIGEAQNFARTLVNQPGNLLTPTKLAAEAKAMAEEFGLGCEILDEARMRQLGMGALLGVSMGSAEPPAFVILRYVPNEAPKSDDHLAIIGKGVTFDTGGISIKPSEGMEKMKYDMGGAAAVIGAMRALAQLKPAIPITAIAPCVENMPGHKAQRPGDIVTTYQGKTVEVLNTDAEGRLILADALTYAARHGCTHLVNAATLTGAIAVALGHLYSGVFSNNEELQSKVLAASKLEGERMWPFPMDEDYKEYLKSAFADVGNIGGRWGGSITAAKFLEEFVESKPWVHLDIAGVAWLDDGKPFLAKGPTGTPVRTFVRLALNW
- a CDS encoding metallophosphoesterase — translated: MRRREFLKLAAVVQIPRAGRVVAVGDVHGDLDRFIDVLSMAGLVDDQQNWSGGVGVLVQLGDVVDVGSKSREVIDFLTKLQKQAARAGGAVHCLVGNHEAMRMYGDFHDVAAAEFQSFVNSKSERERDKLFEKDVARISGNGDLRQRPDLSLGFRPKWEKEHPLGQSELAKAFSPKNQYGKWILAQRAALQLDGTLFIHAGLSPKYTEWSESRLNTRVSEELRLGQRLSDDSVCKDPVGPLCWTGFATEPEQALAQHVDEVLAKHQVQRIVVGHTPTSNGVVSRLGGKVILADVGLSAAFTSRRACLVMENGIPHALDRGRKLQLA